GAACCCCCACTCCTCCCGACGCCTGTCCCACGTCACCCGGCGCTCAAAGAAGGAATCCAGCCTGCAGTTCCACTGGCGTGTGGTGTCCAACATGTTGCGGGTGATGCCGTGGAGCCGCCTGCCCCTCACCACCCGCTGGCTCAAGCAGGAGTACAGGATGGACTTTGAGCCTGGCCTTCAGCCGCCGCTGCACGTCCCTTTGGCCTTCGGCAGCATCAGGGTCAGGAAACAGAAACCGAAGCATGTGGAAGAGGAACAAGTGGAGAAGGGTGCAGATATATGCCTCCTTTGTCAGGGGACTGTTAAGGTAAAGCTAGTGGCGCTTTATAGTAAAGCTCAACAGTGGCCACCAATCCTGGTCCTAGAGAGCATTGAAGACGCAGGGTTTTGTTCCAACTCTGCATCGAAACATCTCATTTAATTTAATCCTTTCAGTCTGCAGATAAGATGACCTGCTTCCATCCCTTATGTCACATGACCAGCCACCTGATTTGCTTAGCCAAACACTTTCTGACGGGTGAGGCCGCACATCTCCTTCCCGTGGAGGGGGAGTGTCCCGGGTGCCGTCACTCAGTACTGTGGGGGAGTCTGATTCGCCACAAGAATGGCTGTTACGGAGACCTGGAGGAGAAGACATCCTCATCCCAAGTAAGTGGGGGATTCAAATGTAGGAATTATGATTGTCAGTGTTTTGTATTTGACTTATTAATTCAGACTTGCCTCAATAACTAACAGTAAAAATATTAGGATGAAGGCCCAAGGCATCTGTGATACTTCTGTTATATGACTTGTAATAATGCATCTGTGTTGTTCCACAGAACCATTGGACAGATGAACTGCAGATCTAATCTGAATGTGATCAGTCCGAACCTTCCTAATATGAACTTTGAACTGCTACCCGAGTCACCATGACTGTACAGAGAAGAGACTGCGAAGAtaggatgaaatacagtagaTCAATGACTAGCAAGTTACTCTTGAATGGACTTTCCTGCAACAGCAAAGGGTTGATCAATTGATTGATCCGTCAGAAGATTTAATGTTTGCACAAAAATCATGCTGATCTggtttgaatttttttttttatgcagcATATGAACCCCTTTTAGATTGTTTTTTTTAGTTAACAGATACAATCATGAATAAGGCCGTTTTAAATGTGTGTAAAACCTATATGTAGTGTATGTACAACCAATAAAACATGGATGCTTTGTTTTTGAGCCATTGAAAGCACAAGTGTTTGCCCCTGAGGAAGTGTTTATTTCAATATGATGTACCCACAAAGTTTCCATCCTTAAAACCATCACTAAAATAGCACCTGAGACCATATAGATCTAAACAGACATACTCTATCATCGGAACACACAACAAAATAACCAAACTATAGCATAAAAAAAGGCAACCATATAATATGACATATCGTCAACATCAAGTGTATGTGCAAGACAGAAAACATAGTGACAAATAGATTTGAAAAAAAGTGCATGGCTAGATAGGCCCGTCAGTGTCTCTTCATGATGGCTTTAGGTTCCTTTCTATGTACCTCATCTCTTGTCACTGAGCAGGGCTAGTATATGCAGTGACCACAGGCTTTAAGAAAGAAAACATGATTAAACAACAATGAAAGCATTCTCAGATTAAGCATAGCAGCTGAACTGTAAATACATTGTGTGTGCGATCAAATAGCTTCAGTGAAGTGTACGAGAGCATGCGAGTATGGAACATGCATCTGGCCAAACCATTTGGCATGTGTTCAAATTCTCATGCTCTTGAAATGAACTCTTACCATGCTGGGTGCTGCAGGGGAGCAGAAGCGTAGCAGCTTGCAGCTGTAGATAGTCAGGGTGACAGAGATGCCGAGGAGAGTTGCGTGCACGAGGAACCACTCGACATAGAATGGATACACAGAATTCTGGGTAGGTGTGGGCGATagcagacacagaaacagagttTGAGGTATGAGTGAATGACGCTACCATACTGTTGCTACGTTTACTTTTCTAACCATCCACAGCACTATTTGTATTGTGTTTTAATATTAATGTGTTCCATCAACAACCTTCCAACCTTTGCTTGACACATACAGATGTTCTGATTGCTACCAACTACTAAGTCTCTGAGCTGTACAAGACAATAGTTTCCCCAGAGCTTCCCCAAATCTTTTCACTGTGAGATTCAGCTGAAGTAGTTGATCTCGGGACAGATACATTATATAGGCcttacatacagtatactgtatagtcTGTGTTCTAACGCTATTTCTATGGGACTCACCATCAGCTTGTCGCATGTGATGTGATGATGTGTGTTGTTGTAATCAGTGAAAAGCCAGCAGTCTGGCACTAAGTGGGTGTCAGACAGCTTTCCTCCTACGACGACCACGTTGAACATGGCCATAAGGCAGGTAGCCAGCTGTGTCCCCAGACACGCCTTCAACTGAAAGGACGAGGAAAATGAGACAATAGATGTTTTTGTCTTCCAGATATAATGCAATGGGTAATCTCAGTTCGAAAATATAATGATTTAGGGTTgtcacagatctgtttgtgctctcttGCCAACTGACTGTAGAAGTAGGcaaaacagcacaaacagatctgggttcAGACTATGATGACTCACTGTGGGAACATGAAGACTCTGTGCTGCTATGGCCACACTTCCCGCCACTATCGCCTACAGAGAGCACAGCACAGTTAGCTGAAAATCACCCATTTCATGTCAAGATACAGTAAGGAAAAACAAGAACAAATCATAACTTTCTTCACTTGTTCAATAATAGCATGAATTTATTTACCATACTAATAAACCTAATAAGCGGCCAAGGACATGCATAGATACGTATCCTACTCACAGACAGGGAGCCTATCGCTCTggttacttcttcatttctctgaTCCAATCGGTTGGCGACACTGACATAAACTGAGTTGAGCACAAACACACCCAAAGTGATCTGAGAGACCTATGATGAGAGGAAATATCCACAAAGTCAAGATTCCTACAGAATACATGCAGTAGGAAGAACAGATTTATGGTTGCATTTTAACGTTATTAAATCAAGTGAAGTAATTGAGAACCAATTAACAATGGAATACAACATCAGTCGTTTAGTAAAATAGCCTTATTCTGAAGGGAATTGATGAGGATTTAGTTGTTTCTTAGATTTCGCCTCAGCAAAAATAGACTCACACACCCCCAGTGCTTTGGGCTGGAACTCCTGGTAGGTCTTGCGGGTCGGGGTCTCGGTCTCAGCACCTGGAAAGTCGTGGTCCAGAAATGTAACATCGAAGAGGGAACCTCTTTCTTCATTCACGTCGCCGGCAGGTTGTGAATTGTCGGGTGAGTCCGCAATAACCCCAGTTTCAGCAACAACTTCGGCGGGATAGAGGATGGAAAACCATATGCCAATGTGGAAAACAGACCCCTAACTGTTTTAGCCTATACATAACCATAACTGTTCTAGGCAATAGGCCAAGGTAGGCATCCAGAATTGGACAAAAATAAACCAAGTTATTTCTTAGGGTTAGTTTTCGTTTGTTTGGAAATGACATTTGTAGACCACATTGTCCGGACATTTTGAAGGAATTATGCAGCCTAGTAGGTTGAATTAAACTAA
The DNA window shown above is from Salvelinus alpinus chromosome 31, SLU_Salpinus.1, whole genome shotgun sequence and carries:
- the LOC139561829 gene encoding uncharacterized protein, with the protein product MEVVAETGVIADSPDNSQPAGDVNEERGSLFDVTFLDHDFPGAETETPTRKTYQEFQPKALGVSQITLGVFVLNSVYVSVANRLDQRNEEVTRAIGSLSAIVAGSVAIAAQSLHVPTLKACLGTQLATCLMAMFNVVVVGGKLSDTHLVPDCWLFTDYNNTHHHITCDKLMNSVYPFYVEWFLVHATLLGISVTLTIYSCKLLRFCSPAAPSMPVVTAYTSPAQ
- the slx1b gene encoding structure-specific endonuclease subunit SLX1 (The sequence of the model RefSeq protein was modified relative to this genomic sequence to represent the inferred CDS: added 225 bases not found in genome assembly) — protein: MVLEVESLFGVYMLYCTNPKFKGRIYIGFTVNPERRIGQHNAGRHRGGAKRTSGRGPWEMVLIIHGFPSDIAALRFEWAWQNPHSSRRLSHVTRRSKKESSLQFHWRVVSNMLRVMPWSRLPLTTRWLKQEYRMDFEPGLQPPLHVPLAFGSIRVRKQKPKHVEEEQVEKGADICLLCQGTVKSADKMTCFHPLCHMTSHLICLAKHFLTGEAAHLLPVEGECPGCRHSVLWGSLIRHKNGCYGDLEEKTSSSQNHWTDELQI